GAATGATGTCCTAGGGAGGATTAATGACAACTGATAAATTATTgatgacacaaaaaaaaactgcagaggccgGTATCTGGGGCAATACACTAAAAgcgggaggaactcaacgggtcaggcagcatctatggagggaaatggacagacaacattACGGGACGAGacccagcccagatgaagggtcttgacccgtaacgtcaactgtccatttccctccatagatgttgcctgacccactgagtaccaaTAATATTATTGTTGGGCAAAGTTATTGAAGGTTATGCAACCATGGCTGAAAGATGGGAATGAAGATTAAATCACCAAATACAGTCCCAGACAGATGATGGATCACCTTCTGTTTCAACTGTTATAGTGGAGAgatggacagagagaaagagacagagacaaaCATGGGAATAATGGCTACAATAGGTAGCGGAGTTGGAGGGAAAGGATGAAAAATCACAGGCCACATTCCTAAGTTTGTCAAGTTCTATCTATAAACAGCGAAATGAGTGAAGTCTGACAAATTCAATTACTGGTATTAGTCAGCTGGACTGAGACAGAGGGTTAACATTGTTGAACTGAACTCACCTCATGGAAACGCTTTTCCAGGGTCAGGCGGATGTTGGTTTCAATGCTCGTCCGCTTCTTCCTTTTGCGGCCTAGACCCTCCAACCCAATCATCTGGGGAGCCAGAGATGCTAGGCTGTTCAGTGTAGAATCAGAGGGGACATTTTCTACCCAAAGAAATATTGTGTTAATGAGATTCATTATGGCATGTACACAGCAATCCAAGATACACGCTGCATGTAAGCAAGACAAGAGAAAGCATGGATCTGTTTGAGGGAAAccgcaaggatcagtgtggtaCCTCTTGTTTGTAACATAcaaagtgatttggatgaagatgtaggtggtctgattagtaagtttgcaaatgacacaaaaattggtggaattgcagataatgaggaaggttgtcaaagaatatagccaggatatagatcagaatcagatttattatcactgtcttatgacatgaaatttgttgttttgcagcagcagtacagtgcagacataaaattacaaaaattattaCATAAATAAtagtgaaaaagaaaggaataatgaggtagtgaaacaaaggactgcagatgctggaatctagatgaaaaacacgatgatgctggaggaactcagcaggccaggcagcatccatggagaaaagcaggcagtcacagCAGCAGCATGActtgccagcttttatactcggtgccctgactgagaaaggcaagcatgctgtatgccgcctttaccatcctatccttTTGCGTTTCCACTTTCAGttagctatggacttgcaccccaagatccttctttaaatcaatgctccaaaggatcctgccatttactgtatacattcctcttgcatttaacttcccaaaatgctccatctcacacttgtccacattaaactccatctgccatttctctgcccaaatttgcatccatcactaaggaccctcaccatctgtgacatgccctcttctcattactaccatcagggaggagttacaggaacctgaagacccacactcaaggactcagaaacagcttcttcccctccaccacctgatttctgaacagtccatgaacacataAATACTACTTCGTTAttacacgatgatgctggaggaactcagcaggccaggcagcatccgtggagaaaagcaggcagtcaacgtttcgggtcagaacccttcttcagggctgaagatagaaaaaagggaagcccaatatataggagggaaaagcagagcagtgataggtggacaaaagaggggaggcggggtgggcacaaggtggtgataggtagatgcagggaagagatagtgataggcaggtgagggggaggatgtGAGAGCAGACCCACAGGGACAGGCTGCCgggagtagtggtggaaacaaataCGATAGAGATgctcaagaggctgttagatagacatatgaatatacaGGGATGGAGGGATTATAGATCATAttgaggcagaagggatttagtttaaaatcagcattgtgtttggcacagacattgtgggctgaagtgcttgttcctgtgctgtgctaaaGGCTATGTAAAAATATGACAGCCACAGGTAGTGTAAATGGTCAGTCTTTTACCTAGGATAGAAATATCAAAAGATCACTGGACAAGGGAGGCAGAAATTCAGTAACATTCagattttctctcattcatttAATAACCTATATCCCTTCTGATGTGTGTCCCTTAATCACATTCCTTTTAAAGTGTGCTTTAGAGATTCCCTGAGGGAACAGTTGTAggggtgggggaaagtttaaaggagctttaCAATGCAGGTTTAGGgcctgaaacgcactgccagggggaatgtagaagcagatacaagataagatttctttattagtcacgtgtacatcgaaacacacggtgaaatacatcttttacgtagaatattctgggggcagcccacaagtgttgccaagcttccagtgccaacatagcatgcccaccacttcctaacccgtatgtctttggaatgtgggaggaaactggagcacccagaggaaacccacgcagacatggggagaatatacaaacgctttacagacagtggccaaaattgaacccaagtctctggcgctgtaatagcgttacgctaaccactacactactgtgccacccatatgatgcttaagaagcatttagacagacacatgaatagtcAGAGaaaagagggatacagaccttgtgtaggcagatgggattagtttgggttagcatcatggttggcacagacattgtgggctgaagggcctgttcccatgctgttcaGTGAATCACACCAGGGAGTGGATGTAAATTTACCCTCCGTCAGGGGCAGACTATTGACTGGTCACATTGGCAGAATGAGGGCATCTTGTGAGTACTGTCATATAATGGGTGCAAGTTGGGTACATCATTGTTAAAACTGATCAACTGACAAGAAAATATATCCATGCCTTGGACAGAACATGGGTCTCAACGTAGTTCTCAAAGATCAGGGAAACTCTGAATCACAACTTAAAAGGCATGTGGTTAAGGGAGATACATCAAAAGGGATATCGATTATTAGGTGAATGAGGGAAAACCTAAATATCACTGAATTTCCGCCCCCTTACTCAGTGATCACATTGGTGAGAAGCATCTTACTACCTAACCCAAGAATAACTTGTCAGTCAGTGGGACATGCATTTGGAATAATCAACCAAGTGGGCGTCTGTTGCTTACACTCTGCAtgacgggagaatggggttacaAGATGATGTTCTTATTTCTGACTGCATGAAAGGCACAGTTTCAGCTGCATTGGGGAGGGGCAGGAAGGGAAGGAACACTCATTTGAGCTGAATACCTGCATCATTCAGCCATTTTTCCAGCAGTGGCTTGAGTTTGCACATGTTCTTGAAGCTCAGATTCAAAGCCTCAAATCGGGAGATCGTAGTTTGACTAAAATCATTCCCATAGAGTTTCCCCATCGCTAATCCGACATCCCCCTGCAAAGAAACAAGAATTTAGGGATATGCAAACTTGTTGTTTACTTTCACTCAGGATAGAGTTTAAGAATCGCCAGAGAATCAAGCATAATATCTCAGCTGAGACTCTACTGAAGGACAAAAGAAAAGTTGGACCATCCAAGATGCTGCCAGTTGGACGAATGGTAAACCAAGACCATATCTACACTCCCAGATTGATGAAAAAGATCCCTTGAAACTGCTTACAAAAGAAAAAGTGTTTTTCCCCCAATGTCCTAGCCAATGTATGTTCATCACCCAAcattattaaaacagattatttgctaATTGTCACATAGCTGTTTGTGGAAGATTGCTGTGCACAGCTTGTCCCCTGTATTTCCTCTGTAATTACATGTTCAAAATTGATTAATTGGCTGGAAAATACCTTGGCAGGTCCTAAAGGGAATTTGAAAGATAccataaaaatgcaagtcttttatttcttttccccGAAATAAAATAAGACGAGCAAGCTGCGATGGGTTGAGACAGGAAATAAATCCCCACACAGTTCATTCTACCTGGCTGATCACATGACCATTGGGTTCTGAAAGGACTCAGTACAGAAGATAACCCATGGTCACTGACATGATCCAAGGCGGTGGGCAGTTCCCTGTAGATGTCACCCAACAGAATGATGGATTTGCCGAACTGTCATATCCAATTCAGATTTGCCATCAACACTAACAGAGTGCTATTGATTACAGaattaaatgttttaagtttcagagctGGTCAGTGTGGGTGTGATCTGCCCACCTGGATAGTCAGTGGTTGGCCAGCTGGTTGACTCTGGCATTAGGATGTGCCCAACATTCCTCACCAAGCATGGATATCTGCAGAAACGCCACTTTCTCCTGATCCCCACAAGCTGCAGGACTGTAGTTAAAAGACGGAGAGAAGCACAAAGAGCTCCTTCACCACACAGAATCCCAACAACTGCTGGATCCTGTTATCTTACCTGAGTGAAACCCAGCTTAATTCGTCTTTGCTTAAATGTTTTTGCAAACTGTTCCAGTTCCTCCAAGTCATTGGGTTCATCCGATTGCACAGAGGGGATATGCTTTGGAGCAATGTGCTTTGGGACCTGGTGGGGAGGAAGAGCTTCTAGATGTGACTCCAGGGTCGAGCCCATGAGACCTGATCGAATTACTGCCtgttaaattatgaaaataaattcagttaatggGTTTGAGCACAACATTCTGGAGAACTAAATTATCCAGAAAAACTGTTCAATCAAAGGTCTCACCATAAGTCAGAGGAGGAGCAGACCATTTAGCCCTCTAATCCCCTTGTCCCTTTCAGTAAGATGACAGCTGCAATTCTACCTACAGTATGTTCCCATCTGATTCATTTATTACATCATTCCCAAAAACCTTTTGAGTCAGACCTAAGTAAATCAGCAACTGTGTTTCCATAGTTCACTGGgaggacagaattccaaagatacagaAGTCTTGACTGAAGAAACTTATTCTCTGTTCAGTGCTAAATGACCAGACTCTTAGCCTGATACCACAATCCCCAGTTAGGGGACATTTTTGTTTATTAGGAAAgataaatatatttaacaataaTCAGTAAGTTTCCAGTTGCTGAAATCTCAATCCCGTGATACCAATTCCGCAAAGACAGACCAATGTCTGACTAGACTGTGGTCTGTGATATTCCTATAACCTTCCACACTGGTACAATTTTGGCTGTTAAGTTATAGATCAGCTGGGGAGTCTTTACTCACTCTACCAGTTATTAAAGAGAGTAAGAGCTACATGAGAAGTTGCTTTGTGATTATATGTTAATGGAACACTTTGGATGACACACTAACCTGTGAAGTGAGCCCAACACCAGGCTGAGGAGAACAGAGGGAGCTCTGTGATTGCTGAGACAATGGGAGCAAGTTTGGAGACTGCAGAGAACCTGAAATATATTAACAAATGATGCAATGACTATGTCACAAAATTACTACGAACCTCTTACAAAGAGACAATATAGGATATTCAAGGATCAGAAAGAGGGAAAATCAACCAGGATTTCAATGTCAATGCTGATGGAAAATGTGATGTGGCATCCACTTAAGAATTTGTTTTTGGAGACAGAGCTATTTACTGATCAGACACCCAATTGAACCCATCCTCCAGGTGTCCCTCTCCGTCAATCACACTCGCTCTCACACAATCCATCCAAGTGACCTGGGCCCTCTCCCCAACCTCCCAAAGTCACCAACGTattccccttcccacccaccaaGGGGCCCTTAGCCCTCTCCTGCCTCAAATTGGACAGGCATTTCCCTCCCCATCCACTCCTCACCAACGTAGCCAGTTATTCTATTCTCATCAACTCAGAACACCCTAAGGTCAGCAGAAGTTCCCCTCTTTCCCATCAACACCTCAAACCTTCCCTCTGAACACAAACTGGATAGGTCTTCCCCAAAACAACAAGTGCTCCTGCCGCATCACAACCCCAATGTAGGCAGTGTGTCTCTTCCCAATTCCCCCCTCTGCCCCTCAGCACTACCACCAATCCAGATAAATATTCCTCTACTCCCCACCTCAGGAGTTCCTTCACTAGCAGCCCCCATCCAACCTAAGCGAAGCAGGCATCCTCTGCTGTCACACACCCCAATCCAGGCAAGCATTCCTTTACCACTTGTACCAGACTGGGATAGTCATAATCTCCTCTCATCCAACCTCCTCATGTAATCCCCTACTCTGACCACTCAAGCATCCCACCAGCTCTCGTTAACCCAATCCAGACCAGCGTTCTATTGCCCTCAGGAAGTCATTTCTCTACCTACACCAACTCAAACACAttgctccctccccacctcttccaaCCCGGAGATGTATTGCTTGATCCCACCCAACCCAAACCAAATTATCATTTGAAAATCTTAAACTGCAGATACAGGCAATCTGAaaccaaagcagaaaatgttggaaacactcaaaaggtcaggcaacACTGTGGAAAGAGATGTAAGTAAATGTTTCAATTCAAAAATCTTTCGACAGAACAGGTtgttcaacttgaaatgttaactctgtttctctttccacagatgctgcctgacctgctgagtcctttcaacattttctgtttttattccagagcaCTGTTGCTCTATCTCCAAAAACCAACACTGACAGGATAGTTTTTAACCATCCCCCTCCCACTGGAGCTGGCTTTTCTCAATCTCCGCCCACCACAACCCACCCTGGTATTCGTCTAGTGCTACCTGCCCCAATCCCGCCAAGTCTCCCTCTTTCTCTGGACCAAGCTGTGACATACTGTTACGTATAGTCCCTGCGAGCAGGACGATAGATCACCTTGTTGGTTCTGCTGCGTCTGAGGCAATAGGAACGTTGCTGCTGTCTGCAgatgatggccaggtacaaccaCCAATTGCTGCAAGGTGTGAAGTGGCTGCAGGTCCTAAACAAACAAAACACTCATCAGTCTCAGATTTATCTCTCTTAACATCCCAGCTCTGACTCAGAAATCCTTCCCCAGAAAAGCCACTCACTTCTCAAACAAGATTCTTAGGCAATGCAGTGCTTGGAATTGAATCCAGTCAtatcacacccctccccccaaaacaCATCCCACGTTTTATTAACACTCACACCCAATTCGAttcctccagcccacaatgtaatcccttgactcccttgctGCTCCTTTCCAAACCCCATCCCCCAATGTAATCATCAGCCCCAGCCCTCCTGATCTCTGCTCCTAATGCAACTTCAGGCACTCCATTCCAAACACTCCCAATCCAATCCTACTCGCCGTCTCAGCAGGGTAATTCCAGCATCCAATCACACATTTTCCTTAAACAGATACTCCTGTAGGAAAATTTTTGTGAAATGGCTGCAAATACACGAGTTGAAGTGCTATCCCTTGCAGCAACAGATGTCTTGGTGGACGGGTGGTATGTGTAACAGGCTACTTTCAGGTGTCTGAATACATATCACTGCCATCTGTGCAATCAAGGAGGTGGTACACAGCCGATGGTGAGCTATCTCTGCTGATACCTGTGGAGGCGACTCTCTCTGGTCCTCAGTTTTGATCTAGAAAATAGAAGGTAACTGGCGTCAAACATCAGACTATAAGAGAAATGTTGTTTATGCATTAAATACCTACACCAGTCCAGATACCAGAAACCCATCAACATTCATCCTTAGCATCAGAGAGGGCCCGAGCACATTATGCCAATATCCAGCATGCCAAAAAACAGGAGCCAATCTACCTTTATTCTCAGATGTCAAAATCATAGTATTTTCTTCCTGATCTTCCACACTCTGGTCAGGAGCCCATCTCCTCCCTAATTCACAGTTATGGAAGCTAAATATAAACATCCCCATTGCAGCCTTACAAACATAGCACACACCAGGACTGAAGCCTGTTCTCTTCCCAAATCACCTGGCTCGGGACCAACAGTTGACACCATTAgaatttatttctaatgctagAATCAATAACTTGGAGATGATTCCCTACTCCCACTGGCCTCCAGATCTTGACTCAGTTTACAAGGGAGAGTTTGGAAGTTTGGAAAATTGGGAGTGTCTCTAGGGACTCGGCAACAGGGCCCACAGATCCCCTACTACTTGACAAAGGAAACATGCA
Above is a genomic segment from Pristis pectinata isolate sPriPec2 chromosome 27, sPriPec2.1.pri, whole genome shotgun sequence containing:
- the pou2f3 gene encoding POU domain, class 2, transcription factor 3; protein product: MSVGTDKSSDVRAGVSRPQEQAGVEQNGLDFTRQIKTEDQRESPPQDLQPLHTLQQLVVVPGHHLQTAATFLLPQTQQNQQGSLQSPNLLPLSQQSQSSLCSPQPGVGLTSQAVIRSGLMGSTLESHLEALPPHQVPKHIAPKHIPSVQSDEPNDLEELEQFAKTFKQRRIKLGFTQGDVGLAMGKLYGNDFSQTTISRFEALNLSFKNMCKLKPLLEKWLNDAENVPSDSTLNSLASLAPQMIGLEGLGRKRKKRTSIETNIRLTLEKRFHENSKPSSEEIVMIAEQLSMEKEVVRVWFCNRRQKEKRINCPVAPSTKTPMYSSRLVSTSGSIDPLIMTQVHSSMNVTGVSSSSMTSRPSSPVTSSTESAHTSTSSQSGLSTTPGSRFWWNSPSFLH